The genomic DNA GAAGAATTATTAAGAGATATAAAGCTAAACCCAAAAAGATATATTCATTTCTCTATCTTTGGTAAAAGTCCAGAACCTTATGGCGAGGAAATCCAATACTAATTATAACCATTAGCACTATTTAAATGCAATACTTACCAAACATCCTTTTTGCAATCGCATTAATTGCTGGTATCAGCTTTTTTGTGATGAATATTCGCAAAATTTTTAGAAATATAAATTTAGGAAAAGAGATTAATAGAACAGATAATAAACCACAACGTTGGAAAAATATGATTAAGATTGCTTTGGGGCAATCTAAAATGGTTAGAAGACCAGTCTCAGGTTTTTTACATATTATTGTTTATGTTGGTTTTATTATTATAAACATCGAAGTTTTAGAAATTATTATTGACGGTTTATTAGGAACACACCGAATATTTCAAGGCTTTTTAGGTAACGCTTTTTACGGGTTTTTAATAGGAACTTTTGAAATTTTAGCCGCCTTGGTTTTTGTAGCTGTTGTTCTTTTTTGGACTCGTAGAAATATTGCAAACATAAAACGTTTCTTAAGTTCAGAAATGAAGGGGTGGCCAAAAATGGACGGAAATATGATTCTGTACTTCGAGATGGTTCTAATGACTCTTTTTATTGTAATGAACGCCACAGATACTACTTTTCAGCAAGCTGGAATCGGTAATCCGATAAGTCAGTTTATTGCACCTTTGTTTGATGGCTTTTCAGCAGAAGCAGTGCATACAATCGAAAGAACAGCTTGGTGGATTCATATTTTAGGAATATTAGTTTTCTTAAACTATTTATATTATTCTAAGCATTTACATATTTTGCTAGCTTTTCCAAACACCTTTTTTGCGAATTTGAATCCGAAAGGACAATTCACTAATTTAGAGTCGGTTACTGCTGAGGTTAAATTAATGATGGATCCAGATGCAGATCCTTACGCAACACCTGCAGAAGGAGCAGAAGCCGAAGTGCCAGAAAAGTTTGGCGCATCAGACGTTATCGATTTAAATAAGATGCAGCTTCTAAATGCATATACATGTACAGAATGTGGACGATGTACATCTGCTTGTCCTGCAAATTTAACAGGTAAAAAATTGTCTCCTCGTAAAATTATGATGGATACCAGAGATCGTCTAGAAGAGGTTGGTAGAAATATAGATGCAAATGGAGGAACCTTTAAAGATGATGGCAAGCAATTATTAAACGACTACATTTTACCAGAAGAACTTTGGGCGTGTACAAGTTGTAATGCTTGTGTAGAAGAGTGTCCTGTAAATATAGATCCACTTTCTATTATTATGGACATGAGAAGGTATTTAGTAATGGAAGAAAGTGCTGCACCACAAGAACTAAATGCGATGATGAGTAACATCGAAAATAATGGTGCACCATGGCAGTACAACCAACAAGACAGGTTAAACTGGGCTAAAGAAGATTAGTTTCGGTATTACAGTTATAGTCTTTAGGCTAATGTTAGCTTGAGTGATTTCGCTTTTTCACGAATCGTATCGAGAACAAAGATTTACATAAATAAACAATACAAGATTAAACATCAAAAGATATGAATGTACCAACAATGGCAGATATGATGGCTCAAGGAAAACAACCAGAAGTGTTGTTTTGGGTTGGTGCTGCAGGAAGTTATGATGATAGAGCAAAAAAAATATCGAGAGCATTTGTAAAAATATTACATCATGCCAATGTTAGTTTTGCCGTTTTAGGAACAGAAGAATCATCTACAGGAGACGCAGCAAAAAGAGCAGGAAATGAGTTTTTGTTTCAGATGCAAGCAATGATGAATATTGAGGTTTTAAATGGGTATGAAGTTAAGAAAATTGTTACTTGCGATCCACATTCATTCAATACCTTAAAAAATGAATACCCAAGTTTAGGTGGTAAATATGAAGTTTTTCACCATACACAATTCATACAAGATTTAATTTCTGACGGTCGTTTAAAGATTGATGAAAGCACATTACAGGGGAAAAGAGTCACCTTTCATGATCCTTGTTATTTAGGAAGAGGGAATGATGTTTATGAATCTCCAAGAGATTTAATTAGAAGATTGGGTGTTAATTTAACAGAAATGAAACGCAGTAAA from Polaribacter sp. ALD11 includes the following:
- a CDS encoding (Fe-S)-binding protein; translation: MQYLPNILFAIALIAGISFFVMNIRKIFRNINLGKEINRTDNKPQRWKNMIKIALGQSKMVRRPVSGFLHIIVYVGFIIINIEVLEIIIDGLLGTHRIFQGFLGNAFYGFLIGTFEILAALVFVAVVLFWTRRNIANIKRFLSSEMKGWPKMDGNMILYFEMVLMTLFIVMNATDTTFQQAGIGNPISQFIAPLFDGFSAEAVHTIERTAWWIHILGILVFLNYLYYSKHLHILLAFPNTFFANLNPKGQFTNLESVTAEVKLMMDPDADPYATPAEGAEAEVPEKFGASDVIDLNKMQLLNAYTCTECGRCTSACPANLTGKKLSPRKIMMDTRDRLEEVGRNIDANGGTFKDDGKQLLNDYILPEELWACTSCNACVEECPVNIDPLSIIMDMRRYLVMEESAAPQELNAMMSNIENNGAPWQYNQQDRLNWAKED
- a CDS encoding (Fe-S)-binding protein; this encodes MNVPTMADMMAQGKQPEVLFWVGAAGSYDDRAKKISRAFVKILHHANVSFAVLGTEESSTGDAAKRAGNEFLFQMQAMMNIEVLNGYEVKKIVTCDPHSFNTLKNEYPSLGGKYEVFHHTQFIQDLISDGRLKIDESTLQGKRVTFHDPCYLGRGNDVYESPRDLIRRLGVNLTEMKRSKSTALCCGAGGAQMFKDAEKGDKEINVLRTEDALETKPDIIATGCPYCNTMMTDGIKFKEKEAEVVVKDIAELIAEANNL